GTGATGCACCCGGTGCGCCGACGGCGTGTTGATGATGCCTTCAAGAAAGCCAAGCTTCGGGATCCACTCGGCGTGAATCCAGAACTGATAGAGCAGATTGATCGCAAACGCCACCAGAATGACCTGTGGCGCAAAGCCCAGCAACGCCAGCGGCGAAAAGAACACCAGCGACAGCGTGATCTTGCTGAACCAGCCGAGGCGATAGGCGGCCGAGAGGTTGAACTGATTGGGCGAATGGTGCACGGCATGATTGGCCCAGAACCAGCGCACGCGGTGACTCGCGCGGTGAAACCAGTAGTAGGCAAATTCGAGTGCAAGAAACAGCACCGCCCAACTCAGCGGATCTTTCATGTCCCAGTTGAGCACCCGATGTTCGTAAAGCCATGCCGCACCCGGCAGCGCCAGGAACGCCGGAATAAAGTCGGCAAGACGGCGCCCGGCAGCGACCGCGAGCGACGCCATCGCGCCGCGCCAGTCGTATTGCCTGCCTGCCGTCAATGTCAGCACCAGCCCTTCGATCATCGCGCTGCCGACCGCGAGGAGCGCAACCACCACGTAGACCTTCTTCAGCAACACTGCGTCCAAATGCTTCCTCCTGATCCCGTTATCTCGGTGCGATTGAACGCAGTGACGCCGCGTTCCCTGACGCGGCAATTCAATTGCAACCGGCCGTAACCAGCACCAGTTGCGCAAGCCAACCTTCAGCGACGCACCGCCGGGTTGATGCGGGTACCGTCGACAATCCGGTCGTCAGGCTGCAACACCACAGCATCGCCATCACTCAGGCCCTCCAGCACTTGCGCCGCCAACGCCGTCCGGATGCCGGTTTTTACCACCACCCGCTGCGCCCGCCCGCCGTCGAGACGGTAGGCCGCCCAGCCGTCGCCAGCGCGGAACAGCGCGGTCGCCGGTACCTGCAACACATTCTCGTCGCGTTGCAGCAGGAACTCGATCTCGACGCGGAAGCCATCGCCCAGCGCGGCCCAGCGCTCGCGCGGCGTCACCAGATCGAGAATCACCCGGGTGCGCTGCTCCTCCACGCCAAGCGCCGACACTTTGGTGAACGCACCGGGTTCGACGCGCGTGACTTTCGCGTCCAGCACCCCATCGCCCCCCCAGCGTGATAGCCGAGCCGGGAGCCCGGGTCGCAATCGCACCGCGTCGGCCGACAATACTTCAGCTTCGATTTCGAGCGCCGCCGGGTCGCCCACTTCCAGCAGTGTCTGCCCAACCGCCACCGGCGTAGCGCTTTCGAACGGCCGTTTCAGCACCACGGCGTCCACGGGCGCGCGCACCGCCACCACACGCCCGCGCCCGACGCGCCCTTCCTGACCTTCCTGACTCAAGGTGGCGCGCGCCATCTGCAGGCGCTGGGCAGCGCTGCCCTCATCCGCCCGGGCTGACTGCTGTTCGGAGCTGGCAGCCGCGGCACGCGCCCGCGTCGCTTCGACGTTGGCGTCAGTGACAAATCCGGAGCGACGCAATTCTTCGGCGCGACGCAATTCACTTTGCGCCAGCGCAGCCGCTGTCGATGCAGCCGACACCCGCGCTCGTGCCGCGCGCACTGCGGCGTCCGCTGCGCTCACCTCCGCCTGCGCCTGTGCCCG
This is a stretch of genomic DNA from Casimicrobium huifangae. It encodes these proteins:
- a CDS encoding sterol desaturase family protein, whose protein sequence is MLLKKVYVVVALLAVGSAMIEGLVLTLTAGRQYDWRGAMASLAVAAGRRLADFIPAFLALPGAAWLYEHRVLNWDMKDPLSWAVLFLALEFAYYWFHRASHRVRWFWANHAVHHSPNQFNLSAAYRLGWFSKITLSLVFFSPLALLGFAPQVILVAFAINLLYQFWIHAEWIPKLGFLEGIINTPSAHRVHHASNLEYLDANYGGVLLIFDRLFGTYVPERDDLKPRYGWVKPLTSNNPLRIVFQPWIDIIADLRKARSARDVAGYLFGPPGWQPDGNGPTTENMRRQAAHGADGSG
- a CDS encoding efflux RND transporter periplasmic adaptor subunit; translated protein: MNPLLQRKWLYWLLAALAVAWVAWFALRAPAQIASIGAVTKGALEQVIAEDGKTRLKTRYVLAAPVAGLVHRIELKPGDAVKAGQVVAEIEPASSGLLDPRSRAQAQAEVSAADAAVRAARARVSAASTAAALAQSELRRAEELRRSGFVTDANVEATRARAAAASSEQQSARADEGSAAQRLQMARATLSQEGQEGRVGRGRVVAVRAPVDAVVLKRPFESATPVAVGQTLLEVGDPAALEIEAEVLSADAVRLRPGLPARLSRWGGDGVLDAKVTRVEPGAFTKVSALGVEEQRTRVILDLVTPRERWAALGDGFRVEIEFLLQRDENVLQVPATALFRAGDGWAAYRLDGGRAQRVVVKTGIRTALAAQVLEGLSDGDAVVLQPDDRIVDGTRINPAVRR